From a single Seriola aureovittata isolate HTS-2021-v1 ecotype China chromosome 18, ASM2101889v1, whole genome shotgun sequence genomic region:
- the prune2 gene encoding protein prune homolog 2 isoform X2 — MDPASESKMNSEGGEGRPVPPTSLPLQGGPSQRKKLSAPRISLSLDQSEDDLGETPDDLDINVDDLDTPDEGDYLDYTDHETDWEDPNAAGRSGTSEPYDPIPTYSAEEERQDGKLWRTVIIGEQEHRINMKIIEPYMRVISHGGYYGNGVNAIIVFAACFLPDSDREDYHEIMENLFLYVISTLELMVAEDYMIVYLNGATPHRRMPGLGWLKKCYQMIDRRLRKNLKSFIILHPSWFIRTILAITKPFISAKFSSKIKYVNSLDELQELIPMEYIQIPECIIRLDRDLKEAAENSKVNSFLQGPEPTTAGRTEADVAGASSS; from the exons ATGGACCCGGCATCAGAGAGTAAAATGAACTCTGAGGGGGGCGAAGGCAGACCAG tcCCTCCTACTTCTCTCCCCCTGCAAGGAGGCCCCTCCCAGAGAAAGAAGCTGTCCGCCCCTCGTATCAGCCTGTCACTGGACCAGAGCGAGGACGACTTGGGGGAGACGCCAGATGATCTTGACATTAATGTCGACGATCTTGACACACCAGATGAGGGGGACTACCTCGACTACACGGACCACGAAACAGACTGGGAAG aCCCGAATGCAGCGGGAAGGAGTGGGACAAGTGAGCCTTATGATCCAATCCCAACATACAGCGCCGAGGAGGAGCGCCAGGATGGCAAGCTGTGGAGGACGGTCATCATTGGGGAGCAGGAGCACCGCATCAACATGAAGATCATTGAGCCCTACATGAGAGTCATCTCCCATGGAG GCTACTATGGCAACGGAGTGAATGCCATCATAGTGTTTGCTGCCTGTTTCCTgccagacagtgacagagaggactACCATGAAATAATGGAGAACCTCTTCCT GTATGTGATCAGCACACTGGAGCTGATGGTGGCGGAGGACTACATGATCGTGTACCTGAATGGAGCCACGCCTCACAGAAGAATGCCTGGTCTTGGTTGGCTGAAGAAATGCTATCAGATGATCGATAGGAG GCTCAGGAAGAATTTGAAATCCTTCATTATTCTCCATCCATCATGGTTTATCAGGACCATTCTAGCCATTACCAAGCCCTTCATCAG CGCCAAGTTCAGCAGTAAGATAAAGTATGTGAACAGTTTGGACGAGCTGCAGGAACTCATCCCCATGGAATACATCCAGATCCCAGAGTGCATCATTAG ACTTGACAGGGATCTGAAGGAAGCAGCAGAGAACTCAAA agTGAATAGTTTTCTGCAGGGACCGGAGCCAACAACAGCAGGCAGAACAGA AGCAGACGTAGCCGGTGCCAGCAGCTCTTAA
- the prune2 gene encoding protein prune homolog 2 isoform X1 — protein sequence MDPASESKMNSEGGEGRPVPPTSLPLQGGPSQRKKLSAPRISLSLDQSEDDLGETPDDLDINVDDLDTPDEGDYLDYTDHETDWEDPNAAGRSGTSEPYDPIPTYSAEEERQDGKLWRTVIIGEQEHRINMKIIEPYMRVISHGGYYGNGVNAIIVFAACFLPDSDREDYHEIMENLFLYVISTLELMVAEDYMIVYLNGATPHRRMPGLGWLKKCYQMIDRRLRKNLKSFIILHPSWFIRTILAITKPFISAKFSSKIKYVNSLDELQELIPMEYIQIPECIIRLDRDLKEAAENSKVNSFLQGPEPTTAGRTDRADVAGASSS from the exons ATGGACCCGGCATCAGAGAGTAAAATGAACTCTGAGGGGGGCGAAGGCAGACCAG tcCCTCCTACTTCTCTCCCCCTGCAAGGAGGCCCCTCCCAGAGAAAGAAGCTGTCCGCCCCTCGTATCAGCCTGTCACTGGACCAGAGCGAGGACGACTTGGGGGAGACGCCAGATGATCTTGACATTAATGTCGACGATCTTGACACACCAGATGAGGGGGACTACCTCGACTACACGGACCACGAAACAGACTGGGAAG aCCCGAATGCAGCGGGAAGGAGTGGGACAAGTGAGCCTTATGATCCAATCCCAACATACAGCGCCGAGGAGGAGCGCCAGGATGGCAAGCTGTGGAGGACGGTCATCATTGGGGAGCAGGAGCACCGCATCAACATGAAGATCATTGAGCCCTACATGAGAGTCATCTCCCATGGAG GCTACTATGGCAACGGAGTGAATGCCATCATAGTGTTTGCTGCCTGTTTCCTgccagacagtgacagagaggactACCATGAAATAATGGAGAACCTCTTCCT GTATGTGATCAGCACACTGGAGCTGATGGTGGCGGAGGACTACATGATCGTGTACCTGAATGGAGCCACGCCTCACAGAAGAATGCCTGGTCTTGGTTGGCTGAAGAAATGCTATCAGATGATCGATAGGAG GCTCAGGAAGAATTTGAAATCCTTCATTATTCTCCATCCATCATGGTTTATCAGGACCATTCTAGCCATTACCAAGCCCTTCATCAG CGCCAAGTTCAGCAGTAAGATAAAGTATGTGAACAGTTTGGACGAGCTGCAGGAACTCATCCCCATGGAATACATCCAGATCCCAGAGTGCATCATTAG ACTTGACAGGGATCTGAAGGAAGCAGCAGAGAACTCAAA agTGAATAGTTTTCTGCAGGGACCGGAGCCAACAACAGCAGGCAGAACAGA CAGAGCAGACGTAGCCGGTGCCAGCAGCTCTTAA